A stretch of DNA from Cyprinus carpio isolate SPL01 chromosome A25, ASM1834038v1, whole genome shotgun sequence:
CAACAGCAACAGATAACACTTAATGACAaaaaagtccctttaaggcatgTGGTTTGTAATTGAATACACATTGAAAACCAGTTTGTGTTTTCGAGTTTTGTTTCTCAAATATGAACTATTCTTTGTCCAtcacatttgaaattataagcaCTGATTGGTTTTCAAATGTATCtgaggtgtgtgtttatgtacatgttacattaaactgttttcagaattattttattaaattggatCTGTTcacctgttatttttttattatacaatagtTCAGTATTATACCAGAATGGTTTAGTTTCAGTGTCATagacattgttataaaaatgtaaagagcATACAGAAACATACTTATCTGTAGCTGACATGTGAATCTTTTACTGGTACAGTGTTTTAACTATTTTATGTCTGGTTAATTTTCAGAAACAGACATTGACTCCGACTCATTTGAGTATGATGAAGAGGTAACTGTCAATGTTACTTTAGTGTATAGTtacttaagtgattttttttctacaacagaACTAAACATATCTtctttctatctgtccatctcttTCTTCTATTACAGGAAAACCATCACATCAATCCCTTTTTGATCAGACCTGGCACAAATCAACTACCATATCCCTTCCAAACCACCACAATTAGCCCAAGAGTTACTACAACAGAACACCCGGTCTATCCAGTCATTAAGACGACACCAAGGACTCATGAAAGAAGACTCTCAGTAGAGGACTCCCAGAAGACTCATGATCATTATTTTCCAGCAGTATACACAGATAAACCTACAGTGAAATACACAGACAAACCTACCATCCTGCCAACCACAGTCACCAGTTTTGTTGTGGATGTACATACCACTAGACCAGATGGTTCTAGCATTGTAGCAGGTGTATCCTCAGAGTCTGATGGCCAAAGCAATACCTTCACAGATTCTCCAACAAGCATTAGCCCTGAAACAAGAGTCATCTCTGGAGCAAGTGTCACCCCTAAAACAAACATCGCCCCCAAAACAAGTGTTTCCCCTGAAACAAGCGTCACCCGTGAAACAAAAGTCACCCCTGAAACAAGAGTCATCTCTGAAACAAGCGTCACCCCTGAAACAAGAGTCACCCCTGAAACAAGAGTCATCTCTGAAACAAGCGTCACCCCTGAAACAAGAGTCATCTCTGAAACAAGCGTCACCCCTGAAACAAGTGTCTTCCCTGAAACAAGCATCACCCCTGAAACAAGAGTCATCTCTGAAACAAGCGTCACCCCTGAAACAAGCATCACCCCTGAAACAAGAGTCATCTCTGAAACAAGCGTCACCCCTGAAACAAGTGTCTTCCCTAAAACAAGCATTACCCCTGAAATAGGAGTCATATCTGAAACAAACGTCACCCCTGAAACAAGTGTCTTCCCTGAAACAAGCATTACCCCTGAAATAAGAGTTATATCTGAAACAAACTTCACCCCTGAAACAAGTGTCTTCCCTGAAACAAGCATCACCCCCAAAACAAACGTCACCCCTGAAACAAGTGTCTTCCCTGAAACAAGAGTCATCTCTGAAACAAGAGTCACCCCTGAAACAAGAGTCACCCCTGAAACAAGTATCTTCCCTGAAACAAGCATCACCCCCAAAACAAACGTTTCCCCTGAAACAAGCATCACCCCTGAAACAAGAGTTATCTCTGAAACAAGCATCACCCCTGAAACAAGCATCACCCCTGAAACAAGTATCTTCCCTGATACAAGAGTCATCTCTGAAACAAGCATCACCCCTGAAACAAGTGTCTCCCCTGAAACAAGCATCACCCCTGAAACAAGCATCACCCCTGAAAAAAGTATCTTCCCTGAAACAAGCATCAACCCTGAAACAAGAGTCATCTCTGAAACAAGCATCACCCCTGAAACAAGTGTCTCCCCTGAAACAAGCATCACCCCTGAAACAAGAGTTATCTCTGAAACAAGCATCACCCCTGAAACAAGCGTCACCCCTGAAACAAGAGTCATCTCTGAAACAAGCATCACCCCTGAAACAAGAATCACCCCTGAAACAAGAGTCATCTCTGAAATAAGTGTCACCCCTGAAACAAGCAGAACCCTTGAAACAAGTGTAACCCTTAAAACATTTGTAACATCACCTTTGATAAACATTTCAGAGGTTGAGGAAGTGACTCAAATTGTAACCGACTCACACAGCTATGGGGAGAGTTCAGTGACTGTAGCCCCATTGCCTGAAATCCCAATGGAATCAACTTCCTCTGCCTTCCTCCCAGAGGTCCCTCTGTGGCCTTTAACTGCTAGCTTGCCTTTTCCAACCACTGCTGCTTTCAGCACTGTTCTGTCGCAGACCACCCAGCCAGTGTTTAATGGTGAGAGTGCTTTGTATGCCCCCTCTGTAGCTGACACTTTGTCCTACGTGCATGCAAGTTCTGTGTCCCCCTATTCCTTAAGCAGTGTGTTGTCTGAGCCCATCCCTGACTGGGACATCCCATACACTGTTTCCATGCTGGTGTATGGTGGTGCCCAGTCTATTACCCCTTCCCCTTCCTACCCTAACCTATTCCTCACCGGCTCTGTGTCTTATTTAGACATAGAGCCTGTCTCTAGTGGTGATTGtattgatgatgatggtgatgatgatattTTGTCTGGGTCCATCTCAGCTGACCCCGAGTGTAGAAGTACTCTTCCCCTTCAAACGTTACTAGAAGTGACTGCTTCTGTGGTCTCCATGCAGCCAAGCTCTGAACATGACCTCTCTGAGTCCCCCAGTATTGTCTCCATCCTGAGCACTCTTGCATATCTCCAGCCTTCGGTTCCAGTCTCTAACGACTACTCTCTGATGACGACAACCCTGGACTCTGACTCTTCTCTCTCAGGTAGCACTGGGGACTCTAGACTGCTGACGGAGTGGGTAGATTCTTCAATAGTAGCTCCTACCTTTAGTCAAGACAATGGTGCATCTACTGAAATTTCTCTGCATGCCTCTTCTAACTTCCTGCCGCCCTCCTCTACTTTGGGACTGTCTTCGTGTAATAGTCTCTTGGGTGACCCATCTAGTCCTGTAGAACACCATTCTTTCCTGTCCACCTCCAGCACCGGTACTCTTCTGTGCAGCGATGCTGATTTGGACCTCCACACCGAGGCTCTTTTGTCATCTCTTTCCATTTCCACCATGCCTTCTAGTGACCTCAGCATTTCTGTTTCAGCCACCATCAGCAGCGTTGCACAGAGTGCAACTGGACAGTCCCAGGGAGCACCTGCTCCAGTAAGGTCTTCAACTATTGTGCCACCCTCTACTGCAGAATTCATATTCATACCTACTCCTGTGGTACCCCCAACTGTTGCGCCAACTTCTGCCCCAGAATCCATCACTGTGGTTGCTCCTGTGGTGCCCCCAACCATTGCACTTTCCTCTGCTCCAGAGTCCAGCTCCATGCCTACACACTCTGCAGATGGACAGCTGGAGAACAGTGCCTCGGGCTGGGCTGTTGACTTAGATTGGGGCAAGAGCTTAGCTTCAGGAGATGAGAGTATTGTCCCATATATCACCACTGCCACCCCTACAGAGGTAACTCCTGAAGAAAAGGATGATGGGATTGAGGAGCACTCTTCCTCCTTCTACTTTGAGGGCGAGAATGGGAAAGATAGTGAATCTACCGAGTTCAGAGTCACTCTGCGCCCCAGCCCATCCTGGACTCTAAGAGGAAGTGGGGAAGAGGAGAGCGGATCAGGTGAAAACCTCACAGATAATGAGACATCTTCAGACTTCAGTATTCCAGAGCGCACTGAGAGGGATTCAGAGGAGGAACCAGTGGAAGGTAAAATTCTCGGTTGTTGACGTCCATTCCTGAAGCTGCTTCTTAGTTTAGATATGCTCAGTAAAGCTTGATCAGTGAATCATCAGTGAAGAGTCTTGAAATATCTGAAAGCTCTTGCTGCAAGGACAACTAATCCATCCTAAATTCTGAATGCCTTAACCATCCACAAATGTCACCTATACAACTAAAATCTCATCCAGAAAATATTCTGTAGAAGTTAATTCACTGGGAAGGTAAGATTGAAGAGCTCACTGCATTGTCCTTAATTACCGTATGCGTCAAATCTTCTGACAAGTTAGGATAAAATGTGCTACTAAATAACCATCATCTTACTTAGAATATCCCATCATCACAATATATGTCTGATTCCTAGTCCCATGTGATCCATGTGTGTTCTGTTTTGTGTTGCATGTTCTTCATGTGATTATTTGCTCAAATGTCTATTTGCATGCTTACATCTGTCATCAGAAATATACCAACAGCATGTTTTCCATATTTCATATTCAATatacctttatatatatttagcaatgACAAAATATGGGCTCAATTTGTAGATTTATCCAGTGTTATATGATAGAATATCGGTATAGAAATTTAAACTGCATGGAGGCATAGCATTTGAGCTAAGATTTGGCTTAGCTATGTTAGCACAGTTTGATTATTATTCCATGGGATAACTTAGTCATTTCACTGTTTGTCCAGCAGAGAGCAGCACATCTCTTATATTTGGTCACTAGTAGGTGACAGCTGGCAGTGCAGCATTGTGTTTTGGCTGGGATGCCGAGGTCATCTCAGACAATCCTAGGCCAGGTCTTAATCTCTCTAACGTGTCTGTCTGCAATGAATCATGACCTGTGAACTTTTTAGCTTCTTAGTGTCATACCAACTCAAAACACATTTCTGATGGTATAGATTGAGTGGTGCTATACCAATCCTtatggatgacatactgattatAGGGTCTTTAAGAATCAAAGTCAATATCCTGTGTCTGATAGTTGGAACTCAATATGTTAAAGGACAAATGGTGGTTTTTAGTCGTTTTATGCAGATTTCGAGTTTAGTTCAAATTAGCCCCTTTACCAAAAACTGCTATTTTTATCGTTGTTATTATCCACAGCATTAATTGTACTAGGTACTGTATATAAtcattcattgtttttatatggTTTTTAGCCATTTTTACTTATTTCTCAGTTATTGCATGTCTTACTGGTTTGCTAATTATGTCACTTTAGTACTATAGTAAGATCAACCTTGATCTGTGTTACAAGTTATGTGAAGTGTGATAGTTCcacttgacttgaaaaaaaaacattttataaggtGAGTTTGTttgcagtgtttaaaaaaaaaaaagttaaattatctCTAATAAGATCCTGCATTTCCCATCAAGAACATTGATTACTAATGATGCTCTGATCTGAGTAGGGTGTTTTTAACCCATAGATGCTGGTAACAGCAGTCATGAATCGCGAGTGGGCCTGGCGAGCAGCATTGAGCGCCAGAAGAAGGCTGTGATTCCTCTGGCTGTGGTCTCCACCCTCACTTTCCTGGGTCTCATCGTTTTGATTGGCATTTTTATCTACTGGAGGTAAGTCCACTGGGTAACAGCATCTTATTTAATATggaattgtgtatttaaaacaaatgtaaaacacatttcCTTTCTTTAATTAACATgtagtgtatataatttttttgtttgtttattatttttatattgcataCACTTGCtgaccattaaaaataaattatattaactcAAGTAACTCAAGcaaggttattttatttatttaatttatttattcttttttttttttactgtgcatttaaaaaatagcattGGTCATGCATAGTCAGACAGGATgcatggaaaacaaaaaatatacttcTTCTGAGACAGCTGCTCATGATTTCCATCATATTGTTACTAATCCATAATCATAACAATAGTCGATAAGGAGGAGAAGGGGGAGTGGTGTGGCCCCATGAGGAGCGTGTTGTCTGTCTGTGATGGGGGTCTAATCTTGGGCATATACCCAATCTCACACCCACCGGGTGAGGTACCACCTCAAAAGGAAGCAAGATAAACAAGCCATGATGTAGTGGTGGTctcgctctgtgtgtgtttgtgtgtgtttgcgtgtgtgtgtgtgtgtgtgtgtgtgtgtgtgtgtgtgtgtgtgaaaccgCCCAGAATTCACACCAAAGCGGTAAAAATGGTCCTTCCACACCAGGATGGAAGTCTAAAATCCTGTTTACCATCAGATATTCCCAACCGTGAAATAAGCAACTTTGGCAATCCCATAAAGAAAATGTCTCAGACGTGTAAACAGTTTAGCGGCACAAGATTGTACATTTCTCATTCCAACGTGCCTCTTGCCCCTTCAACATATTGCTCATGTTTGACTTTCTGTTGTTACACCGTGAAGATTGCGAGGAGATTAAATCGGTAATCTTGGAGCCGGTGATTAAATCTCTGATACGCTGATCTGTTGTTTGTGGGCCTACAGGGAACACATGCTGCCAGGCTGGAGAAAGAACCTCCACGTGATTATGTTCAGCACGACCAAGTCATGTTCATGTCTTGTTAGTGCAGCCGTGGGTGGTTCAATCTCAGCAGAACATGGGCATGTATGACTGCTTGTCCATCTGTAGCTACATGGTGCTCATTTAGAGAGCAGACAGATGCGCATTTAATGGGACATCTTGAAACGTTAGCATTACATCTGTGTTGCTTATCATTGTGGTCACTAATCCCTTCCAAGAAGTTACTGTTTTAGACAAAACAGTTATGAAAGTCCTCTTGGTGATCCTGTTAAAAACGTGTCCTGGATTAGATTGAATAtggtttttgaatttattttttaagcttagACTTCAATCTCAAACTCATATATGGATAagacaacaacataaaaataatcaaagcTTGTGTGATagaactgttaattttttttatctgtttttgttaactttgtgtGAATGTAATTCGTGTAGTACATCTGCCTTACATGCTATTCAGTCAACAGTACTTATGTTACATAAAGAGtagaaaaagtgtttaatgcCGTTACAGGACATGTTTTCAGACTGCTCATTTCTACATTGAAGACAGCACATCACCCAGGGTTATATCCTACTCGCCAGTGCTGAGCCCTACAGGTAACACacactttttcataattataatagAGAGTTTTCATTGATACTAATGATATTTGGGTCAATAATTgatgctaatttttttatttacttaaaaagaaaacataaaaatacaaattttatactAAATTACTTGAATACACCTTGTCTATAGtgaccatgtttttattttctgaattaaaattcattttgatattttttggggggcataaaataaaaaagtggtacaactgtcctgatattataatgaagcctaattaaaaattattctagaaaagaaaactttaaataatgttgatttttttatttttattggagaactttaaaagtaaaaacttttaattatttcaacaaaactgcttttaatatttaaaaaaactgtcatgtggtgcgaccaacttgttgaaaaaaaagaaaaaaaagaattaaaaacgaCAAcgtcaaataatcctgaaatcaAGGTGACATCCCGTTTGGACCCTcttgtgtcaaggtcaataagtcCCTTAAAATAACAGATCagtgtcatgtggtgcaactccctAAAACCTGATTAACCTGAATTCaaatttataacatatatatatatatatatacatatataccttgaaaaatacattaaattaaaaaaataatgattaaaatgtattcaaagtgtaaggaaaatatgttaATACCTTTTATTTGATGGTTTAACTATGtgacatataataattataattgcatTTCACTGCTGTTTTGGTCATCAGACATGTCTTTTACCCTTCCAGGTGAACACGATCCCCAGTCAGTAAAGCAATTTGTGAAGCATGTGGCTGAGCTTCACAACACCAACTCATTTTCTAGAGAGTTTGAGGTTCGTATCCTATCATCCCCCTCTCTTTTGACACTCTTCAAGGGACAGCTGTCTCATATGAGACTTGATGTAGAAGATCAACATGTCATTAAGGCATGTCTTATAAATGAATTGTTTGGTTCATTCAGGCACGTATATTCACTCTCTGTCCATTCATGCGTGAACACAGGTTGTTGATAATATATTTGAGTTATAATTAGGTCAGTAACGCACCCAGCTCTATGTTCCAGTCAGGTGCACAAAAAGACCCAGTTACAGCTTCATTAACATCAGTCAGTGTCAGACTGTAGATTCTCACcataacattaaattattcaCACTTCATTAGCTCATGCAAAAATCAAGCAAGCATTAATTGGACACAAACGAGACATTAAACCTAATTTATTAGTTCTTGTCATAAGCCCTAACTATGAAAAGTTTCgcaagttttaaaaacttttcgttaaaatgaaaagtttctgTCTGAGAGCTGTGTTGCTTTTTGTGTCATGTTCAGGCTGaatgaaagtttattttagtgaaatgtgttttgttgcATGCTAGTTACAGTACGTTAAACACCTGCACTGATATTAACGCTAGAGTTTGAATGCATGTTCTGTTCAATCCATGACAGCAGGTCTTTGGATTCTGTCCATTTTGATTGATCatagatattatattaatatattgatatttgtgGCTAAGTTCATTCATACACCAGTGAAAAGGTTCCTAAAAATATACtggtattcatttattattttgactttGTTACAGAAACACATAGAACATTAACTGGATTAAACCAAAACCTCAGTTGAAAGTTCAACATATCTCAGGTCATCAGATAATTATATATTTGGGTATATTTCCACTTTTGCTTTCATAAAGATTAAAGAaaaagattataaatatatttaaaaaataaagtttgcatgGAAGACGTTTCtgcattttaactttttgtaatTGGAACTTTATTTCTTGTCACTGTGGCTTTACTTCACAATTACAGTTTTATGTTTCATAGTTAAGTATTTCTTATAATTGCAACTATATTTCGTAATTTTACATCTAACAATTGCAATTAATTCTTGTGACTTCATATCCCACAACTGCAACTATATcttacaattgcaactttatgtcTCGTAATTGTTACTATATCTAAAAATTGAGACTTAATTGCTCGCAATTTAGCCGCTTTATTTAACAAGTGCAGTTATTTCTAAGAATTGCGAATTTACAGCATTTCCAGGAAATTACAGATTAAGTTTTCAAACTTCTTTTCTTGTAATTGCGACTACAtctcacatttacatattttttcataattgtgactttatttcttgtaattgtgaatttatatctcaaaattttggctttattttacaatttcagCTTTATCACaattgtgacttcatatctcacagttGTGACTAGTTCTCATAATTGCAGCTTTGTTGCACAGTGTGACTCTATATTTCCCAATTTCAACattatttccttttaattttgactttatttctcataattgtgactttatactTCACAATGTTACTCAGTCTCTCAAAATGTGACTTAATTTCTTGCtttattgaccaatcagcatcctgAAACCTACAGAGTTAATACACTTGAAATGAGCAGAATCCAACCCAGGCTGTCACTGCTTTTGCTTTGTGCTGTATTTCTGGTGCTCGGTTTGTTACTGTATTTCATTGCTTTTTGCattctcaccccccccccccacccattaGATATTGAAAGAGTATTTTGAGGTAAGCCACATCTCCCTTTAATTGTTTGCTTTTGATAGCTTTAGCAGGAATTTGTGACCCTCACTTGTCTGCACTTGTGAAAAGTCTTTGACTATGTCTTTAGTGACTATTGGAATAGagggttgtttgtgttttttaggaAGTTCAGACGTGCTCCGTGGACCTCGGAACAACAACGGACTGTTCCAGCCATCCAGACAATAAGAACAAAAACCGATACGCCAACATTTTAGCCTGTGAGAACCACTGACTTAATCCAAGTATTACATGCACATTACTGTGACTGATATAAAATGGTTACATCTTCGATTACATCCTTTAGATGACCACAGCAGAGTGCGACTCGCACCCCTAAACGACAAAGATGGGAGAAGTGGAGGGGACTATATAAATGCCAACTACGTGGATGTGAGAGACTTTAACTGAATTCAGAAACGTTGCCAGGGAAATCATGATGATTATATCTTTATTTAATCAGTGAGGCATGACTACCTCAAAGTGTAACCAATTAACTAGCACAAGTGATAAAAAGCACTGCTGATTTGCTATTGATTCGATCATAGAAAGGTCAGGCATGGTGGCACTTTGAGTGTGAGAAAGTGTTTTATTGTGTCACCTGAGATGTTCTTTCAAAGTTTAAACTAAGAATACTTGTTCTTCCCTCCTTCCTGTAGCTTTATTTGTTTCTTCTTTCTGTTTTACACAGGTTTTAACAAACAGAAAGCCTACATTGCAGCACAAGGGCCCTTAAACTCCAGCACAGTGGATTTCTGGCGGATGGTGTGGGAGCAGAATGTGGGAGTGATTGTTATGATCACAAACCTCATGGAGAAAGGGAGGGTGAGCCATTTTAGTACAGGTTCTACCTaaattaactgatgtaatgtctgacatttaaaaaaaagttcacccaaaaagattTCTCTTAtcagaaacattttcatattgcttcagaagacttggaatatagcccACAAGTCACATGGACAagaatatatgtgtatatatatttttattttcttttggaaatgCAATATTGTACTGATTTAGAAGAGGATGggaatgagtaaattatgacatttttattttggggtgacaagacaataacaaatTTTGGTTCATTCAGCCTGAACACAACAATGTTTATCCATTTCTCAGAGGAAGTGTGACCAGTACTGGCCTCTGGAGAACCAGGAAGACTATGGATGTTTTTTGGTTACTGTTAAGAGCACAAAAGCCCTTGCGTACTACACCCAGAGATCCTTCACCATCAGAAATACCAGCATAAAGAAGGTATGAAGCAGGGATACACAATATATTGGAACAATAGTGGTTAAGGGCtgatattagtttttttgttttttttagtgttcagTTGatgttggatatttaattgtgaatgttttttgtttttctctatttttacatttagattacctttgccatcatctaaaactcacttaaagttaatattttaaaacactgaatttataaacactataaaaatgtaatctttagcaaatctcaaaatgacttttaatttttaatactataCAGCATCATGATGTAATGTCTAGATACactttcagcattttaaaatcgtagatttaatttttttgtatttaatttgttatttattaagacaaaaatcattcatgattttaattttagtaatattagtaataaattgtattagtaataaattgttattttaattaattaaatgttaaattgttaacattttaacatgctacatcttttttttttttttggtaaaacaatCAGGATTGCATTAAATTTAGCTTGTTTAAAGGTCACATTTATACTTTGATCATGTTTATGACCTTTTTTAGGATTCTCAGAGAGGTCGTACTAACGAGAGGACGGTAATACAGTACCACTATACACAGTGGCCAGACATGGGCGTACCTGAGTACGTCCTGCCTGTGCTTTCATTCGTCTACAAGTCCTCTAGAGCTCAAACAGACAACATGGGGCCAATGATTGTACACTGCAGGTGGGCTACAGGACTAGCTTTAAATGTATCAAGTGTCGTATTGTATATTTTACACTTctgacgtgtgtttgtgtgtgtttagtgctGGAGTGGGCCGAACAGGGACCTACATAGTGTTGGACAGCATGTTAAAACAGATTAAAGGGCAGGGGACAGTCAACATTATGGGCTTCCTTAAACACATTCGTACACAACGGAACTATCTAGTTCAAACAGAGGTGAGTGAACAGCAATTCAAATCTCATGCTGGTGTGCAGAACTTGCTCTATAAATGATACATTATTTACTGTTTAATCAATCTCTAGTGTTGCTTAGAATTTACACTCAAAGTTGGACTTTAACATCAATTGTTC
This window harbors:
- the LOC109050944 gene encoding receptor-type tyrosine-protein phosphatase zeta-like isoform X4, whose product is MEAFATRCALFLAQIALFSKTADVSEAYGYRSQKKLSDNIEWSYAGTLNQNNWAKKYPSCNNAKQSPINIEESLAQVKIQFQKLRLDGWAEKTSDSTTVKNDGKTVAIDVGGDFFVSGGGLRSKFKVGRITFHWGLCNASSDGSEHGLNDEKFPLEMQIYCYEPDAFSGLDEALRAAGKITALAVLFEINTEDNENYTAIIDAVNSVSRYGKSGPVSPFTLQGLLPKSTEKYFIYNGSLTTPPCSENVEWIIFKNTVTISDVQLEMFCEVMTMQQAGYVMLMDYLQNNYREQQEQFMGQVFSSYTGVEEVHTPICSSEPENVQANPHNHTSMLVIWERPRAVYDSSIGRYSVTYRPAQGDDESASEYLTDGDQDVGAIIQDLVANTSYMVQVVAVCTNGLYGRVSDQLTVDMPLDDPETDIDSDSFEYDEEENHHINPFLIRPGTNQLPYPFQTTTISPRVTTTEHPVYPVIKTTPRTHERRLSVEDSQKTHDHYFPAVYTDKPTVKYTDKPTILPTTVTSFVVDVHTTRPDGSSIVAGVSSESDGQSNTFTDSPTSISPETRVISGASVTPKTNIAPKTSVSPETSVTRETKVTPETRVISETSVTPETRVTPETRVISETSVTPETRVISETSVTPETSVFPETSITPETRVISETSVTPETSITPETRVISETSVTPETSVFPKTSITPEIGVISETNVTPETSVFPETSITPEIRVISETNFTPETSVFPETSITPKTNVTPETSVFPETRVISETRVTPETRVTPETSIFPETSITPKTNVSPETSITPETRVISETSITPETSITPETSIFPDTRVISETSITPETSVSPETSITPETSITPEKSIFPETSINPETRVISETSITPETSVSPETSITPETRVISETSITPETSVTPETRVISETSITPETRITPETRVISEISVTPETSRTLETSVTLKTFVTSPLINISEVEEVTQIVTDSHSYGESSVTVAPLPEIPMESTSSAFLPEVPLWPLTASLPFPTTAAFSTVLSQTTQPVFNGESALYAPSVADTLSYVHASSVSPYSLSSVLSEPIPDWDIPYTVSMLVYGGAQSITPSPSYPNLFLTGSVSYLDIEPVSSGDCIDDDGDDDILSGSISADPECRSTLPLQTLLEVTASVVSMQPSSEHDLSESPSIVSILSTLAYLQPSVPVSNDYSLMTTTLDSDSSLSGSTGDSRLLTEWVDSSIVAPTFSQDNGASTEISLHASSNFLPPSSTLGLSSCNSLLGDPSSPVEHHSFLSTSSTGTLLCSDADLDLHTEALLSSLSISTMPSSDLSISVSATISSVAQSATGQSQGAPAPVRSSTIVPPSTAEFIFIPTPVVPPTVAPTSAPESITVVAPVVPPTIALSSAPESSSMPTHSADGQLENSASGWAVDLDWGKSLASGDESIVPYITTATPTEVTPEEKDDGIEEHSSSFYFEGENGKDSESTEFRVTLRPSPSWTLRGSGEEESGSGENLTDNETSSDFSIPERTERDSEEEPVEDAGNSSHESRVGLASSIERQKKAVIPLAVVSTLTFLGLIVLIGIFIYWRTCFQTAHFYIEDSTSPRVISYSPVLSPTGEHDPQSVKQFVKHVAELHNTNSFSREFEEVQTCSVDLGTTTDCSSHPDNKNKNRYANILAYDHSRVRLAPLNDKDGRSGGDYINANYVDGFNKQKAYIAAQGPLNSSTVDFWRMVWEQNVGVIVMITNLMEKGRRKCDQYWPLENQEDYGCFLVTVKSTKALAYYTQRSFTIRNTSIKKDSQRGRTNERTVIQYHYTQWPDMGVPEYVLPVLSFVYKSSRAQTDNMGPMIVHCSAGVGRTGTYIVLDSMLKQIKGQGTVNIMGFLKHIRTQRNYLVQTEEQYIFTHNALVEAILSQETEVPSSHVHQYVNNLLTPRAPCKTRLEKQFKLVCQSNAKQNDYSSALSDCNRTKNRSCSLIPVERSRVCLSTSAGETSDYINASYVMGYRQSKEFIITQKPLPSTVKDLWKMVWDHNAQVIVSLPDMSSTTEDSEPIIFWPVRDQPVSYEMFSVSLRGEGHVCLSNEDMLIVQDYILEATQDDFVLEVKHYRAPRWPNPDSPISNVFELINIVQKESGSKDGPMVVHDERGGVTAGTFCALFTLLQQLEAESVVNVYMVAKMINLMRPGVFTDIDQYQFLYKAILSLVSTQEDERALQSSDNNGTVPGGVSSAAESLESLV